From the genome of Hymenobacter sp. PAMC 26628, one region includes:
- a CDS encoding succinate dehydrogenase/fumarate reductase iron-sulfur subunit: MNLTLNVWRQPSPQAKGKIVEYQVKDISPEMSFLEMLDVLNEDLLHKGEDPVAFDHDCREGICGSCDLFINGRSHGPEKGTTTCQLHMRKFSDGDTITIEPWRANSFPINKDLSVDRSAFDRIIQAGGYVSVNTGGAPDGNEIPIPKDIADRAFEAATCIGCGACVAACKNASAMLFVSAKVSQLALLPQGDVERKTRVENMVAQMDIEGFGACTNIGSCAAECPVGISLENIAILNREFLTAKATSNNLA, translated from the coding sequence ATGAACCTGACCCTGAACGTGTGGCGGCAGCCTAGCCCCCAGGCAAAGGGAAAGATTGTGGAGTACCAAGTGAAAGACATTTCGCCCGAAATGTCGTTTCTGGAAATGCTCGACGTGCTGAACGAAGACTTGCTCCACAAGGGTGAAGACCCGGTGGCATTCGACCACGATTGCCGTGAGGGCATTTGTGGTTCGTGCGACCTGTTTATCAACGGCCGCTCGCACGGACCGGAAAAAGGCACGACCACCTGCCAGCTGCACATGCGCAAGTTTTCGGACGGTGACACCATCACCATCGAGCCTTGGCGCGCCAACTCCTTCCCGATTAACAAAGACCTGAGCGTGGACCGCTCGGCCTTTGACCGCATCATCCAGGCGGGCGGCTATGTAAGCGTGAACACCGGCGGGGCCCCCGACGGCAACGAGATTCCGATTCCAAAGGATATTGCCGACCGGGCTTTTGAAGCCGCTACTTGCATCGGTTGCGGTGCGTGCGTAGCCGCTTGTAAAAATGCTTCGGCTATGCTGTTTGTATCGGCTAAAGTGTCGCAGTTGGCGTTGCTACCCCAGGGCGATGTGGAACGTAAAACCCGCGTCGAAAACATGGTGGCCCAGATGGACATCGAAGGCTTTGGGGCCTGCACCAACATTGGGTCGTGCGCTGCCGAATGCCCGGTAGGAATTTCGCTTGAAAACATTGCTATCCTGAACCGCGAGTTCCTGACGGCCAAGGCCACGTCGAATAACCTGGCGTAA
- a CDS encoding succinate dehydrogenase cytochrome b subunit, with translation MSLTGLFLCTFLVVHLVGNLQLFKHDGGTAFNVYSHFMGTNPIIRTIEWGLVLGFGFHIYEALMLTRRNQAARPQKYVSNHSEQNSEWTSRNMGILGSLILIFLIVHLYNFFWRARFGGLDKIGGTNVETRDYDNLYMAVVSSFHVWWYVLLYVAAQFSLGYHLWHGFGSGFQTLGLNHRKYTPLIKAVGYGFAVVVSAAFAAMPLYFFLFTDGNGQLTSTVSPLVHSLTLALK, from the coding sequence ATGTCCCTCACGGGTCTGTTCCTGTGCACGTTCTTGGTAGTACACCTCGTAGGCAATTTGCAGCTGTTCAAGCACGATGGCGGTACAGCTTTCAACGTTTATTCGCATTTCATGGGCACCAACCCCATCATCCGCACCATTGAGTGGGGCTTGGTGCTGGGCTTCGGCTTCCACATCTACGAGGCGCTGATGCTGACGCGTCGCAACCAGGCGGCCCGCCCCCAAAAATACGTGTCGAACCACTCGGAGCAGAATTCGGAATGGACCTCGCGCAACATGGGCATTCTGGGTAGCCTCATCCTCATCTTCCTGATTGTTCACCTCTACAACTTCTTCTGGCGCGCCCGCTTTGGCGGCCTGGACAAGATTGGTGGCACCAATGTGGAAACCCGCGACTACGACAACCTCTACATGGCCGTTGTTTCGTCGTTTCACGTGTGGTGGTACGTGCTGCTGTACGTCGCCGCGCAATTCTCGCTGGGCTACCACTTGTGGCACGGCTTCGGCTCGGGCTTCCAGACGCTGGGCCTGAACCACCGCAAGTACACCCCGCTCATCAAAGCCGTTGGCTATGGGTTTGCCGTGGTAGTGTCGGCGGCCTTCGCGGCTATGCCTCTTTATTTCTTTTTATTCACAGACGGCAACGGCCAACTCACGTCGACCGTGTCGCCCTTGGTCCACTCCCTCACGCTAGCCCTGAAATAA
- a CDS encoding fumarate reductase/succinate dehydrogenase flavoprotein subunit produces MFLDSKSPEGPLAEKWDQHKFNVKLVNPANKRKYDVIVVGTGLAGASAAASLAELGYNVHAFTYHDSPRRAHSIAAQGGINAAKNYQNDGDSVFRLFYDTIKGGDYRAREANVYRLAQVSVSIIDQCVAQGVPFAREYGGLLANRSFGGAQVSRTFYARGQTGQQLLLGAYSALSRQVAYGKVKLHTRSEMLDLVVADGKAAGIITRNLLTGAIENHAAHAVVLATGGYGNVFYLSTNAMYCNVTAAWRAHKKGAYFANPCFTQIHPTCIPVSGDYQSKLTLMSESLRNDGRVWVPATKELAERLRKGEIKVKDLKEEDRDYFLERKYPAFGNLVPRDVASRNAKQMCDEGRGVGSTGLAVYLDFADVIQRTSAQAVSQKYGNLFEMYEKITDENPYELPMRIYPAVHYTMGGLWVDYNLQTTVPGLYATGECNFSDHGANRLGASALMQGLADGYFVIPYTIGDYLAKAAPKPVDVNHAAFAEAGKAVKERTAKLLSINGNRTPDQFHKVLGHIMWEYCGMARSAEGLTHAKAEIQKLKREFWQDLKLTGTNEELNQALEKAGRVADFIELGELMIDDALDRNESCGGHFREEYQTPEGEALRDDENYAYVAAWEFMGENQPERLNKEELQFENVKLTQRSYK; encoded by the coding sequence ATGTTTCTGGATTCAAAATCGCCCGAAGGCCCCCTAGCCGAGAAGTGGGACCAGCATAAATTCAACGTTAAGCTCGTCAATCCCGCCAACAAGCGCAAGTACGACGTGATTGTGGTCGGTACTGGCTTGGCCGGCGCGTCGGCCGCTGCCTCGCTAGCCGAGCTGGGCTACAACGTTCACGCCTTTACGTACCACGATTCGCCGCGCCGCGCCCACTCCATCGCGGCCCAGGGCGGCATCAACGCCGCCAAAAACTACCAGAACGACGGCGACTCCGTGTTCCGCCTGTTCTACGATACCATCAAGGGCGGCGACTACCGCGCCCGCGAAGCCAACGTGTACCGCTTGGCCCAGGTGTCGGTCAGCATCATCGACCAGTGCGTGGCCCAGGGCGTGCCCTTTGCCCGTGAATACGGCGGCTTGCTGGCCAATCGCTCCTTCGGGGGGGCCCAGGTGAGCCGCACGTTCTACGCCCGCGGCCAAACCGGACAGCAGTTGCTGCTGGGGGCCTATTCGGCGCTGAGCCGCCAGGTGGCCTACGGCAAAGTGAAGCTCCACACCCGTTCGGAGATGCTGGACCTAGTGGTAGCCGATGGCAAAGCTGCCGGCATCATAACCCGCAACCTGCTGACGGGCGCCATCGAGAACCACGCCGCCCACGCGGTGGTATTGGCCACCGGCGGCTATGGCAACGTGTTTTACCTGAGCACGAATGCCATGTATTGCAACGTGACTGCCGCTTGGCGGGCCCATAAGAAGGGCGCGTACTTCGCCAACCCGTGCTTCACCCAGATCCACCCTACTTGCATCCCAGTATCGGGCGACTACCAATCGAAACTGACGCTGATGTCGGAATCGCTGCGCAACGACGGCCGTGTGTGGGTACCAGCTACCAAGGAGTTGGCCGAGCGCCTGCGTAAGGGCGAAATCAAGGTAAAGGACCTGAAGGAAGAGGACCGCGACTACTTCCTGGAGCGCAAGTACCCCGCCTTCGGTAACCTCGTGCCGCGCGACGTAGCCTCGCGCAACGCCAAGCAAATGTGCGACGAAGGCCGCGGCGTGGGCAGCACCGGCCTGGCCGTATATCTCGATTTTGCCGACGTTATTCAGCGCACCAGCGCCCAGGCAGTGAGCCAGAAGTACGGCAACCTGTTTGAGATGTACGAGAAGATTACCGATGAAAATCCCTATGAGCTGCCCATGCGCATCTACCCAGCGGTGCACTACACCATGGGCGGCTTGTGGGTTGACTATAACTTGCAAACCACCGTGCCCGGCCTGTACGCCACCGGCGAGTGCAACTTCTCGGACCATGGCGCTAACCGCCTTGGGGCCTCCGCTCTGATGCAGGGCTTGGCCGACGGCTATTTCGTAATTCCCTACACCATTGGCGATTACCTCGCTAAGGCGGCCCCTAAGCCGGTAGATGTCAACCACGCCGCATTTGCCGAAGCCGGCAAAGCCGTAAAAGAGCGTACAGCCAAGCTGCTCAGCATCAATGGCAACCGCACACCCGACCAGTTCCACAAAGTACTGGGCCACATTATGTGGGAATATTGCGGCATGGCCCGTAGCGCCGAAGGCCTTACCCACGCCAAGGCCGAGATACAAAAGTTGAAGCGCGAGTTCTGGCAAGACCTGAAATTGACCGGTACCAACGAGGAACTGAACCAAGCACTGGAAAAAGCCGGCCGCGTAGCCGACTTCATCGAGTTGGGTGAGTTGATGATTGACGACGCCCTCGACCGGAACGAGAGCTGCGGCGGCCACTTCCGCGAGGAGTACCAAACTCCAGAAGGCGAGGCCTTGCGCGACGACGAAAACTACGCTTACGTAGCGGCCTGGGAGTTCATGGGCGAAAACCAGCCCGAGCGCCTCAACAAAGAGGAGCTACAGTTTGAAAATGTGAAGCTGACCCAGCGCAGCTACAAATAA